In Vibrio gangliei, a single window of DNA contains:
- the dapE gene encoding succinyl-diaminopimelate desuccinylase, which produces MSASPVLELAQDLLKRQSVTPEDAGCQDLMIERLKALGFEIEVMVFEDTTNFWARRGKQAPLFAFAGHTDVVPSGPLEQWHTPPFEPTIIDGYLHARGAADMKGSLACMIVAVERFIAEHPDHQGSIAFLITSDEEGPFINGTTRVVDTLMARNEIIDMCIVGEPSSTNQVGDVIKNGRRGSITGDLTVKGIQGHVAYPHLANNPVHQALPALAELAATTWDNGNDYFPPTSFQIPNLAAGTGASNVIPGEFQVQFNFRFSTELTDVEIKRRVHSVLDAHGLDYDLKWTLSGHPFLTDKGPLIDAVVDAVKAVNHQPAQLLTTGGTSDGRFIAQMGSQVVELGPVNATIHKVNECVKIADLEKLTDMYQKTLENCLA; this is translated from the coding sequence ATGTCTGCTAGTCCCGTTCTTGAACTTGCACAAGACCTACTCAAACGCCAATCCGTCACACCAGAAGATGCTGGTTGCCAAGATTTAATGATTGAACGCCTAAAAGCGCTTGGTTTTGAAATTGAAGTAATGGTGTTTGAAGATACCACCAACTTCTGGGCTCGCCGTGGTAAACAAGCTCCATTATTTGCCTTTGCTGGTCATACTGATGTCGTTCCATCTGGTCCGCTAGAACAGTGGCATACCCCGCCATTTGAGCCAACGATTATTGATGGCTATTTACATGCTCGTGGTGCTGCGGATATGAAAGGCTCATTGGCCTGCATGATTGTGGCTGTTGAACGTTTTATTGCTGAGCACCCCGATCATCAAGGGTCGATTGCGTTTTTAATTACTTCTGATGAAGAAGGCCCATTCATTAACGGTACGACTCGTGTGGTTGATACCTTGATGGCACGTAATGAAATTATTGATATGTGTATTGTTGGCGAACCATCGAGCACCAATCAAGTTGGCGATGTCATTAAAAATGGCCGACGTGGTTCCATTACTGGTGACTTAACGGTAAAAGGAATTCAAGGCCATGTGGCTTACCCCCACTTAGCCAACAACCCTGTCCATCAGGCATTGCCAGCGCTAGCAGAATTAGCCGCCACAACGTGGGATAACGGTAATGACTACTTCCCGCCGACCAGCTTCCAGATTCCGAACTTAGCAGCTGGTACTGGGGCATCAAATGTCATTCCTGGTGAATTTCAAGTTCAATTTAACTTCCGCTTCAGCACGGAACTCACCGATGTAGAAATTAAACGCCGCGTTCATTCTGTGCTCGATGCGCATGGATTAGACTATGATCTAAAATGGACACTCAGTGGCCACCCTTTCTTAACCGATAAAGGACCGCTGATTGACGCCGTTGTCGATGCCGTGAAAGCGGTAAACCACCAACCAGCACAACTTCTGACGACTGGTGGCACCTCTGATGGTCGTTTCATTGCCCAAATGGGCAGCCAAGTGGTAGAACTTGGCCCGGTGAATGCCACCATTCATAAAGTCAACGAATGCGTGAAAATCGCCGATCTGGAGAAACTCACGGACATGTACCAAAAAACGTTAGAGAACTGTTTAGCCTAA
- a CDS encoding ArsC family reductase: MLTMYGIPNCDTIKKAKKWLETQGIEYQFHDYRKDGIDEGMVSQFCQKFGWEAVLNKRGTTYRQLSDEQKNTLNEQSAQALLIEQPAMIKRPILLSDSVSLIGFKAAEYEAHLS; the protein is encoded by the coding sequence ATGCTGACCATGTATGGTATCCCTAACTGCGACACAATTAAAAAAGCCAAAAAGTGGCTCGAGACACAAGGCATCGAATATCAATTTCACGACTATCGCAAAGATGGGATTGATGAAGGAATGGTAAGCCAATTTTGCCAAAAGTTCGGTTGGGAAGCAGTTTTAAATAAACGTGGCACGACCTATCGCCAATTATCTGATGAGCAAAAAAACACGCTCAATGAACAAAGCGCACAAGCTTTACTTATCGAGCAACCAGCGATGATTAAGCGCCCTATTTTACTGTCTGATTCTGTTTCTTTAATTGGATTTAAAGCCGCTGAATATGAAGCTCATTTATCATAA
- a CDS encoding helix-turn-helix domain-containing protein, whose translation MELSPVFARRLYIALLIKDLERPNVPKLMAITGWPRRTIQDVLKALPAIGIHLSFIQDGRRHNDGYYMVNNWGPFDVRILKNWKTDIANFLGLPASI comes from the coding sequence GTGGAGTTGAGCCCAGTATTTGCACGACGCCTTTATATTGCTTTATTAATTAAAGATTTAGAACGTCCAAACGTACCTAAGTTAATGGCAATCACAGGATGGCCGCGTCGTACCATCCAAGATGTTTTAAAAGCCTTACCTGCAATCGGTATTCATTTGTCTTTCATACAAGATGGTCGCCGTCATAATGATGGTTATTACATGGTGAACAACTGGGGACCATTTGATGTTCGTATTCTAAAAAACTGGAAAACGGATATAGCTAATTTTCTTGGGTTACCGGCTTCCATTTAA
- a CDS encoding DUF2956 domain-containing protein, which yields MKSSKAQISPQTQQEALAVAKSIQKPGQTKEQTKLIAQGIEKGIALYKKQHKEKLREADKLRKQQTKPSLSEPTDDIQNSVTSHDRSKGSILPWSLLVLSWLGFAIYLLLQR from the coding sequence ATGAAATCATCCAAAGCACAAATTTCACCGCAAACCCAACAAGAAGCACTGGCTGTTGCCAAATCTATTCAAAAACCAGGGCAAACAAAAGAGCAAACCAAGCTGATTGCTCAAGGGATAGAAAAAGGTATCGCTTTATATAAAAAGCAACATAAGGAAAAATTACGCGAAGCGGATAAACTACGCAAACAACAGACTAAACCATCCCTATCCGAGCCAACTGATGATATACAGAATTCAGTTACGTCGCACGACCGTTCTAAAGGCTCAATTTTACCATGGTCTTTATTGGTTCTCAGTTGGCTTGGCTTTGCTATTTATCTTTTGTTACAAAGATAG
- a CDS encoding DUF2919 domain-containing protein, producing the protein MQYAVNYNLDDYDKNGFLKPSLWLWLAWLFLAKAWIVFIVASASRTMSSALLEIVYPVPDSLYLGLIAGLPIVLLAWTISLRTPERKWLNTVLSYGRGMTFFVALAQLGLTFYHLFMTGWQFNWSDALTLLGLVWLLLFLVQSSRVKDTFIAPNLR; encoded by the coding sequence GTGCAATACGCAGTTAACTACAACCTAGATGATTACGATAAAAATGGTTTTTTAAAACCCAGTTTATGGTTATGGCTAGCTTGGCTGTTTCTTGCTAAAGCCTGGATTGTATTCATTGTTGCCAGTGCTAGCCGAACCATGAGCAGTGCTTTGCTAGAGATTGTTTACCCCGTACCGGATAGTTTGTATCTCGGTTTGATTGCAGGGCTGCCTATTGTGCTTCTCGCATGGACGATTTCATTACGAACACCAGAAAGAAAATGGCTTAATACAGTACTCTCTTATGGCCGAGGAATGACATTTTTCGTTGCGCTGGCACAATTAGGCCTAACATTTTATCACCTCTTCATGACGGGCTGGCAATTTAATTGGAGCGATGCGCTAACTTTACTTGGGTTAGTTTGGCTTCTGCTCTTTCTAGTGCAATCAAGCCGAGTTAAAGATACGTTTATTGCGCCGAATTTACGCTAA
- a CDS encoding Dyp-type peroxidase: MSQPQSAIIPEANPFSLQCLLKINANHAKVLEKLKALPELVAELNKQQPGANLFLSLAFTHAFWQKTNQSMPEELEPFKPLGQGETQAPATETDVLLHCHSTRHDLNFYVLRHCLAGISDDVEIVDETYGFRYLDSRDMTDFIDGTENPEGDERRLIAVIPEGEFAGGSYVMLQRYVHNLPAWNRLNVSAQEKVIGRTKPDSIELDNVPAQSHVGRVDIKEDGKGLKMVRHSLPYGSVSGEHGLLFIAYCNRLHNFKVLLDSMFGETDGKTDHLLRFTQAVTGAYFFAPSEEMLASLQLA, encoded by the coding sequence ATGTCACAACCACAATCTGCAATTATTCCAGAAGCGAATCCGTTTTCTTTGCAATGTTTGCTAAAGATTAATGCCAATCACGCAAAAGTGCTTGAAAAATTGAAAGCATTACCTGAACTCGTTGCTGAACTTAACAAGCAACAACCAGGTGCGAATTTGTTTTTATCGCTGGCTTTCACTCACGCATTTTGGCAAAAGACCAATCAGTCTATGCCTGAAGAATTAGAGCCATTTAAACCGTTAGGTCAGGGTGAGACTCAAGCACCGGCAACAGAGACTGATGTTTTGTTGCATTGCCACTCTACACGCCATGACTTGAACTTTTATGTCCTTCGCCATTGTTTAGCGGGTATAAGCGATGATGTTGAAATTGTCGATGAAACTTATGGTTTCCGTTATTTAGACAGTCGAGACATGACGGATTTTATCGATGGTACCGAAAATCCTGAAGGAGATGAGCGTCGTTTAATTGCTGTGATCCCTGAAGGTGAATTTGCTGGTGGCAGCTACGTAATGTTGCAGCGTTATGTGCATAACCTTCCAGCCTGGAATCGTTTGAATGTTTCTGCTCAAGAGAAAGTGATTGGCCGAACTAAGCCTGATTCGATTGAGCTTGATAACGTCCCAGCACAATCTCATGTTGGTCGTGTTGATATTAAAGAAGACGGCAAAGGTCTAAAAATGGTTCGCCATAGCTTACCTTATGGTTCTGTCTCAGGTGAGCATGGCTTATTGTTTATTGCTTACTGTAATCGTCTGCATAATTTCAAAGTGTTGCTGGATAGTATGTTCGGTGAAACGGATGGCAAAACAGACCACTTATTACGCTTTACTCAAGCCGTGACTGGGGCGTACTTTTTTGCACCATCAGAAGAAATGTTAGCGAGCTTACAATTAGCTTAA
- the crr gene encoding PTS glucose transporter subunit IIA — MGLFDKLKKLVSDDTADAGAIEIIAPLSGEIVNIEDVPDVVFAEKIVGDGVAIKPNGDKMVAPVNGTIGKIFETNHAFSIESDDGIELFVHFGIDTVELKGEGFTRIAEEGQSVKAGDTIIEFDLAYLQENAKSTLTPVVISNMDEIKELNKLSGNVVVGETPVIRITK; from the coding sequence ATGGGTCTGTTTGACAAACTTAAGAAGCTAGTATCTGACGACACAGCTGACGCAGGCGCGATTGAAATCATCGCCCCTCTTTCTGGTGAAATTGTTAACATCGAAGATGTGCCAGATGTAGTTTTCGCTGAAAAAATCGTTGGTGATGGCGTAGCTATCAAACCAAACGGCGACAAAATGGTTGCACCTGTAAACGGTACAATTGGTAAAATCTTTGAAACTAACCACGCTTTCTCTATCGAGTCTGACGACGGCATCGAGCTATTCGTTCACTTCGGTATCGATACAGTTGAACTAAAAGGCGAAGGCTTCACTCGCATCGCTGAAGAAGGTCAATCTGTTAAAGCTGGTGACACTATCATCGAATTTGATCTTGCTTACCTACAAGAGAACGCAAAATCAACATTGACTCCAGTTGTTATCTCTAACATGGACGAAATCAAAGAGCTTAATAAGCTTTCTGGTAACGTTGTTGTTGGTGAAACACCAGTTATCCGTATCACTAAGTAA
- the ptsI gene encoding phosphoenolpyruvate-protein phosphotransferase PtsI: MISGILASPGIAFGKALLLQEDEIVLNKTPISDDQVEAEVKRFFDARNKSSEQLEGIKQKALETFGEEKEAIFEGHIMLLEDEELEEEILALIKSDKMSADLAIHTVIEEQASALESLDDDYLKERATDIRDIGSRFVKNALGINIVSLSAINEEVILVANDLTPSETAQINLDYVLGFVCDIGGRTSHTSIMARSLELPAIVGTNDITKRVSNGDTIILDAINNKVIVNPSEAQLEEAKSIRDNFLAEKEELAKLKDLPAVTLDDHHVEVCGNIGTVKDCDGILRNGGEGVGLYRTEFLFMDRDALPTEEEQYKAYKEVAEAMGDQAVIIRTMDIGGDKDLPYMDLPQEMNPFLGWRAVRISLDRREILKDQLRGILRASAHGKLRIMFPMIISVEEIRELKAAIEEYKAELRNESLAFDENIEIGVMVETPAAAAIAHHLAKEVSFFSIGTNDLTQYTLAVDRGNELISHLYNPLSPAVLTVIKQVIDASHKEGKWTGMCGELAGDERATLLLLGMGLDEFSMSGISIPRVKKIIRNSNFAEVKAMAEEALSLPTAAEIEACVDKFIAEKSN; this comes from the coding sequence ATGATTTCTGGAATTCTAGCATCTCCTGGTATTGCTTTCGGTAAAGCACTACTTCTTCAAGAAGATGAAATTGTCCTAAATAAAACTCCTATTTCGGACGATCAAGTTGAAGCAGAAGTAAAACGCTTCTTTGATGCTCGTAATAAATCTTCTGAGCAATTAGAAGGCATTAAACAAAAAGCACTTGAAACTTTTGGCGAAGAAAAAGAAGCAATCTTTGAAGGCCATATCATGCTGCTTGAAGATGAAGAGCTAGAAGAAGAAATTTTAGCCCTCATTAAATCAGACAAAATGTCAGCAGACCTTGCAATCCACACCGTGATTGAAGAACAAGCATCTGCGCTTGAGTCTCTTGATGATGACTACCTTAAAGAACGTGCTACTGATATTCGTGATATCGGTAGCCGTTTCGTAAAAAATGCATTAGGCATTAACATCGTATCTTTAAGCGCTATCAACGAAGAAGTGATTCTTGTTGCTAACGACTTAACGCCTTCAGAAACCGCTCAAATCAACCTAGACTACGTTCTTGGTTTCGTCTGTGACATCGGTGGCCGTACTTCTCACACCTCAATCATGGCTCGTTCTTTAGAACTTCCTGCGATTGTTGGTACGAACGACATCACTAAACGTGTTTCTAACGGCGATACCATTATTCTTGATGCTATCAACAACAAAGTTATCGTGAATCCTTCTGAAGCTCAACTTGAAGAAGCCAAATCCATTCGCGACAACTTCCTAGCTGAAAAAGAAGAGCTAGCAAAATTAAAAGATCTACCTGCTGTCACTCTTGATGACCACCACGTAGAAGTCTGCGGTAACATCGGTACTGTAAAAGACTGTGACGGTATCTTACGCAACGGTGGTGAAGGTGTAGGTCTATACCGTACCGAATTCCTATTTATGGATCGCGATGCCCTTCCAACTGAAGAAGAGCAATACAAAGCATATAAAGAAGTCGCTGAAGCCATGGGTGATCAAGCAGTTATCATCCGTACAATGGACATCGGTGGCGACAAAGATCTACCATACATGGACTTGCCACAAGAAATGAACCCATTCCTTGGTTGGCGTGCGGTTCGTATCAGCTTAGATCGTCGTGAAATTCTAAAAGATCAGCTACGTGGTATCTTACGTGCTTCTGCACACGGTAAGCTTCGCATCATGTTCCCAATGATCATCTCTGTTGAAGAGATTCGTGAATTGAAGGCAGCGATTGAAGAATACAAAGCTGAACTTCGCAATGAAAGCCTAGCGTTTGACGAAAACATCGAAATCGGTGTTATGGTTGAAACTCCAGCAGCAGCAGCGATTGCACACCACCTTGCTAAAGAGGTTTCGTTCTTTAGTATTGGCACAAACGATTTAACCCAATATACTCTTGCGGTTGACCGTGGTAACGAGTTAATTTCTCACTTGTACAACCCGCTATCTCCAGCTGTTCTTACTGTGATCAAGCAAGTTATTGATGCTTCTCACAAAGAAGGCAAATGGACTGGTATGTGTGGTGAGCTAGCAGGTGACGAACGCGCTACTCTACTTCTATTGGGTATGGGTCTAGATGAGTTCAGCATGAGCGGTATTTCTATCCCTCGCGTTAAGAAAATCATCCGTAACTCAAACTTCGCAGAAGTGAAAGCAATGGCTGAAGAAGCGCTTTCATTGCCAACTGCGGCAGAAATCGAAGCCTGCGTTGATAAATTTATCGCAGAAAAATCGAATTAA
- a CDS encoding HPr family phosphocarrier protein yields the protein MYQKQVEITAENGLHTRPAAQFVKEAKAFDADITVTSNGKSASAKSLFKLQTLGLVKGTVVTISAEGPQAEAAVDHLVALMDQLH from the coding sequence ATGTATCAGAAGCAAGTTGAAATCACTGCAGAAAACGGTCTTCACACTCGTCCAGCTGCTCAATTCGTAAAAGAAGCTAAAGCATTTGACGCTGACATCACAGTGACTTCTAACGGTAAAAGTGCAAGCGCTAAGAGCCTTTTCAAACTACAAACTCTTGGCCTAGTAAAAGGCACAGTTGTGACTATCTCTGCTGAAGGTCCACAAGCTGAAGCAGCAGTTGACCACCTAGTTGCTCTTATGGATCAACTACACTAA
- the cysK gene encoding cysteine synthase A, with amino-acid sequence MTKIYEDNSQTIGNTPLVRLNRVSKGNVLAKIEARNPSFSVKCRIGANMVWEAEKAGILKPGVELVEPTSGNTGIALAYVAAARGYKLTLTMPESMSLERRKLLKALGANLELTEAAKGMKGAIAKAEEIVASDPSKYLLLQQFNNPANSAIHEQTTGPEIWDATDGQVDVFVSGVGTGGTLTGTSRYIKNTKGKAITTVAVEPAESPVIAQALAGEEIKPAPHKIQGIGAGFIPGNLDLELIDKVISVTSDEAITMARRLMEEEGILAGISSGAAVVAANKIAELPEYEGKTIVTILPSSGERYLSTALFAGIFTDKENEQ; translated from the coding sequence ATGACAAAGATTTACGAAGATAACTCCCAAACGATTGGTAATACCCCACTTGTTCGCTTAAACCGCGTCAGCAAAGGCAACGTGTTAGCAAAAATTGAAGCCCGTAACCCAAGCTTTAGCGTTAAATGCCGTATCGGTGCCAACATGGTATGGGAAGCAGAAAAAGCGGGCATTCTAAAACCAGGTGTAGAGCTTGTAGAGCCAACGAGTGGCAACACCGGTATTGCACTGGCGTACGTTGCAGCAGCACGTGGTTATAAATTAACTCTTACCATGCCAGAATCAATGAGCCTAGAGCGCCGTAAACTGCTTAAAGCATTAGGTGCAAATCTTGAGCTAACAGAAGCAGCGAAAGGCATGAAAGGCGCCATTGCTAAAGCAGAAGAAATTGTCGCCAGCGATCCAAGCAAATACTTATTGCTACAACAATTCAATAACCCAGCGAACTCTGCGATTCATGAACAAACCACCGGACCAGAAATCTGGGATGCAACCGATGGTCAAGTCGATGTGTTTGTATCTGGTGTTGGTACGGGCGGTACACTAACCGGTACAAGCCGCTATATTAAAAACACGAAAGGTAAAGCCATTACTACGGTAGCGGTAGAGCCGGCTGAATCACCGGTTATCGCACAAGCGCTTGCTGGTGAAGAAATCAAACCTGCGCCACACAAAATCCAAGGGATTGGTGCCGGTTTCATCCCAGGCAACCTGGATTTAGAGCTTATTGATAAAGTGATTTCTGTAACATCTGATGAAGCAATTACTATGGCTCGTCGCCTAATGGAAGAAGAAGGAATCCTAGCGGGCATTTCATCTGGTGCTGCTGTTGTTGCTGCGAACAAAATCGCTGAACTTCCTGAATATGAAGGAAAAACCATTGTTACTATCCTACCAAGTTCAGGTGAGCGCTACCTAAGTACAGCCTTGTTTGCGGGCATCTTTACAGATAAAGAAAACGAACAGTAA
- the cysZ gene encoding sulfate transporter CysZ, whose product MSSDTHLRPQLSSRTGFGYFIYGAQLCFKPGIRRFVILPLITNILLFGGSLFYLYSNLSEWLENWIGTIPDMFSWLTYLLLPLLGLTIIATFSYFFSTVANWIAAPFNGLLAEKLEIQLTGQGPNEQSLFSLVKDTPRILHREWVKLKYYLPKAIGLFILLLIPALGQTVGPILWFAFSAWMMAIQYCDYPFDNHKVTFPKMKNDLKGDKWRAYSFGGLVALCTMVPIVNLFIMPVAVCGATAMWVERYKAIN is encoded by the coding sequence ATGTCATCTGATACACATCTGCGCCCTCAGCTCTCATCTCGCACTGGCTTCGGTTACTTTATTTATGGTGCACAACTATGCTTTAAGCCTGGCATTCGACGTTTCGTTATTTTACCGCTTATCACCAATATTTTATTATTTGGTGGTTCTCTCTTCTATTTATATAGCAACCTAAGTGAATGGCTTGAGAATTGGATCGGCACGATTCCGGATATGTTTTCTTGGCTGACGTATCTTTTACTACCATTACTCGGCCTTACCATCATTGCCACTTTCAGCTACTTTTTTAGTACAGTAGCTAACTGGATTGCAGCCCCGTTCAATGGTCTATTGGCTGAAAAACTGGAAATTCAATTGACAGGCCAAGGTCCAAATGAACAAAGCTTATTTTCATTAGTAAAAGACACGCCACGCATTTTGCACCGTGAGTGGGTAAAGCTAAAATATTACTTACCCAAAGCGATTGGGCTTTTCATTCTACTTTTGATCCCAGCCTTAGGCCAAACCGTCGGCCCTATTCTGTGGTTTGCTTTCTCGGCATGGATGATGGCAATTCAATATTGTGACTATCCGTTTGATAACCATAAAGTCACCTTCCCTAAAATGAAGAATGATCTCAAAGGCGACAAATGGCGCGCTTATAGCTTTGGCGGGTTAGTCGCACTTTGCACCATGGTGCCTATTGTCAATTTATTTATCATGCCTGTTGCTGTGTGTGGCGCAACGGCAATGTGGGTTGAACGGTACAAAGCCATTAACTAA
- the zipA gene encoding cell division protein ZipA, with protein sequence MQELRLVLIIVGGLAIAGLLVHGIWTSKKEGKAKFADKPLNKMEPKVHTPLSDDAEEGIISHAKPVKERKEPAFHVEPEDDDPLFGSSDRAFKGNHFSATPDEIEQDDAVDDDMIHSQPQPQVAKSSVAKSQIAQPQVDSAQEKREAQIATEPTPQSMKAAEAKLEEPKNTEAKQNDMEVIVFHVHAAGNSEFVGTELFESMRQNGLIYGAMDIFHRHTDTSGTGKVLFSVANMMNPGTLAHDDPATFTTKGISFFMTLPCFGNPDQNFKLMLRTAQQIADDLGANVLDDKRNLMTPDRLSAYRQQIREFEARNTQAE encoded by the coding sequence ATGCAGGAATTGCGACTAGTACTCATCATTGTCGGCGGCCTTGCCATTGCAGGTTTGTTGGTACATGGCATCTGGACGAGTAAAAAAGAAGGCAAAGCAAAATTTGCCGATAAACCTCTAAATAAAATGGAACCAAAAGTTCACACTCCTCTTTCTGATGATGCAGAAGAAGGCATTATCTCGCACGCCAAACCTGTTAAAGAGAGAAAAGAACCGGCATTTCATGTTGAGCCTGAGGATGATGATCCTCTATTCGGTAGTTCAGACCGTGCCTTCAAAGGCAATCATTTTTCGGCAACCCCTGATGAGATAGAACAAGATGATGCTGTTGATGATGACATGATTCACTCTCAACCCCAGCCTCAAGTAGCTAAGTCGAGCGTAGCCAAGTCACAAATAGCTCAGCCGCAAGTCGATAGTGCGCAAGAGAAACGTGAAGCCCAGATTGCGACAGAACCCACACCTCAATCCATGAAAGCAGCTGAAGCTAAATTAGAAGAACCGAAAAATACTGAAGCTAAACAAAATGACATGGAAGTGATTGTATTCCATGTTCACGCGGCAGGTAATTCCGAGTTTGTTGGTACTGAATTGTTTGAAAGCATGCGTCAAAATGGTTTGATTTATGGTGCAATGGATATTTTCCATCGTCATACTGATACATCGGGGACCGGTAAAGTATTGTTCAGTGTCGCCAATATGATGAACCCAGGCACGTTAGCACACGATGATCCAGCTACGTTTACGACGAAAGGTATTTCTTTCTTTATGACATTGCCGTGCTTTGGTAATCCAGACCAAAACTTTAAATTGATGCTTCGAACTGCGCAGCAAATTGCAGACGATCTTGGCGCCAATGTACTGGATGATAAACGAAACTTGATGACTCCTGACCGTTTATCAGCTTATCGCCAGCAAATCCGTGAATTTGAGGCAAGAAACACGCAAGCCGAATAG